One window of the bacterium genome contains the following:
- a CDS encoding flagellin FliC yields the protein MSLTVTNNISSLNAQRHINRSQGGLSRSLERLSSGLRINRAGDDAAGLAISEKLRANIRALDQAGRNAMDGVSLIQTAEGAMDEISSMMIRMKELAEQAATGTVGTAERGYLNTEFNALRTEITRIADNTKFNETSLLDGSLNKNLQIGITSGETINVTISDVDSAALSLATSISTTTKAVAALATTSTAIGTVASRRASLGALQNRLESVVASIDNQVENLSSAESRIRDVDIAEETANLTKYSILVQAGVSVLSQANQTPTVALALLAG from the coding sequence AACCGTTCGCAGGGCGGGTTGTCCCGTTCCCTCGAGCGCCTGTCTTCGGGTCTTCGGATCAATCGCGCCGGCGACGACGCGGCGGGTCTTGCGATTTCCGAGAAGTTGCGCGCGAACATCCGGGCTCTGGACCAGGCGGGCCGCAACGCGATGGACGGCGTTTCGCTGATCCAGACCGCGGAAGGCGCGATGGACGAGATCAGCTCGATGATGATCCGCATGAAGGAGCTGGCCGAGCAGGCGGCCACGGGCACCGTGGGCACCGCGGAGCGCGGCTACCTGAACACGGAGTTCAACGCGCTGCGCACGGAAATCACGCGCATCGCGGACAACACGAAGTTCAACGAGACGTCGCTTCTGGACGGTTCGCTGAACAAGAACCTGCAGATCGGCATCACCTCGGGCGAGACGATCAACGTGACGATCTCGGACGTGGACTCCGCGGCGCTTTCGCTGGCGACGAGCATCAGCACGACCACCAAGGCGGTGGCGGCGCTGGCGACGACGAGCACGGCGATCGGCACGGTGGCCAGCCGCCGCGCTTCGCTGGGCGCCCTGCAGAACCGCCTCGAATCGGTGGTGGCCTCGATCGACAACCAGGTCGAGAACCTTTCCTCCGCCGAGAGCCGCATCCGCGACGTGGACATCGCCGAGGAGACCGCCAACCTGACCAAATACAGCATCCTGGTCCAGGCCGGCGTGTCCGTCCTCTCGCAGGCCAACCAGACGCCCACCGTGGCCCTGGCCCTGCTCGCCGGATAA
- a CDS encoding penicillin acylase family protein — MTRRGQDTVSLARRARLALVAGSIALGLLTQAACAARWVGRGFPAPGDSRQDAAGAAERVRIEFDYLYVPHVYASSDEDAMFGLGWAMASARLFQMDMFRHLARGEMSLLTGDSATVMKVGTEVEIDVAEVDHFLKILDFADSGRRLYERSSAPSRALIDAFAMGVNAFVEGNRRRLPAPYSIPAMIGGKEFRPWTVDDSMAVAELSSWFLSKNYEDEIFAVLALRDGMEVPFLVDLLSPYYPLNPRPFETQAAMRERLAGVEFTPGLQGLRDLMDGTKLTGPAGGSNNWVVSGKKTESGLPLLSNDPHLSLATPGPWYVAHLRSPAMNVAGAMIPGTPIMMVGHNEKTAWGVTMARVDNSDLAVEIVDGARKTYEYDGKTYPLVRRPVTAGGETRTIFATRFGPIVSRLTPDSKSAVSLRWTGWFASDVIDSGFALMRAGSVRDALDAGRGFGHFNFNLLAADTAGNIGWTITGDAPRRVGFAGLLPHDASTPDQRWEGFADPRDMGEIVNPEEGFIATANNRPEIPTADAIGSNYVAPYRFEQIKWRLEQKEKLNVNDMRAIQADQYSRQASLILPWVQNIQSDDADVRRAIQELRNWDRRVTGDSRGAMYYEVFLTHFQLGFAETFRPDTRHAFFAMIPSRQMPVDAFYRKETALWADNDARDERIRRALRATVRELRDRFGENLATATWGDLHRLNFHHPLSDAPLIGASYALPSAPYGGDANTVNMGAFHLGETYDVEVIASLRFLVDMAHPERARFSYPLGQSEVPAHPAWTNLLSAWFHVEDHPLLFAEEDIADAQRPSVVFLSPPGAKAENSK, encoded by the coding sequence ATGACGCGGCGCGGACAGGATACCGTTTCGTTGGCCCGGCGAGCCCGGCTTGCGCTCGTCGCGGGCTCGATCGCCCTTGGCCTGTTGACGCAAGCCGCGTGCGCGGCACGCTGGGTAGGCCGCGGGTTTCCCGCGCCCGGCGATTCAAGACAGGACGCCGCCGGCGCGGCCGAGCGCGTGCGGATCGAGTTCGACTACCTCTACGTACCGCACGTCTACGCCTCGTCCGATGAAGACGCGATGTTCGGCCTGGGATGGGCCATGGCCTCCGCGCGCCTGTTCCAGATGGACATGTTCCGCCATCTCGCGCGCGGGGAGATGTCGCTTCTGACCGGCGATTCCGCCACGGTCATGAAGGTCGGCACCGAGGTCGAAATCGACGTCGCGGAGGTGGACCACTTCCTGAAGATCCTCGATTTCGCCGACTCCGGCCGCCGCCTTTACGAGCGGTCGTCCGCCCCGTCGCGCGCGCTCATCGACGCCTTCGCGATGGGCGTCAACGCGTTCGTGGAGGGCAACCGGCGCCGCCTGCCCGCGCCTTACTCCATCCCCGCGATGATCGGCGGCAAGGAGTTCCGCCCGTGGACGGTGGACGACTCCATGGCGGTCGCCGAGTTGTCGAGCTGGTTCCTTTCGAAAAACTACGAGGACGAGATCTTCGCCGTGCTCGCCTTGCGCGACGGCATGGAGGTCCCGTTCCTGGTCGATCTGCTTTCGCCGTATTACCCGCTGAACCCCAGGCCGTTCGAGACGCAGGCCGCGATGCGCGAGCGCCTGGCCGGCGTGGAGTTCACGCCCGGGTTGCAGGGCCTTCGCGACCTGATGGACGGAACCAAGCTCACCGGCCCCGCGGGCGGCAGCAACAATTGGGTCGTCTCCGGTAAAAAGACCGAATCCGGCCTGCCGCTTCTGTCCAACGATCCGCACCTGTCGCTTGCCACGCCCGGGCCGTGGTATGTCGCGCACCTGCGCAGCCCGGCGATGAACGTCGCCGGCGCGATGATCCCCGGCACGCCGATCATGATGGTCGGCCACAACGAAAAGACCGCCTGGGGCGTCACCATGGCCCGCGTGGACAACTCCGACCTCGCGGTGGAGATCGTCGACGGCGCGCGCAAGACGTACGAATACGACGGCAAGACCTACCCGCTCGTGCGCCGCCCGGTGACCGCCGGCGGCGAGACGCGAACGATCTTTGCGACGCGCTTCGGCCCGATCGTCTCCCGGCTCACGCCCGACTCCAAAAGCGCTGTGTCGCTGCGCTGGACGGGGTGGTTTGCCTCCGACGTCATCGACTCCGGATTCGCGCTCATGCGCGCGGGCTCCGTGCGTGACGCGCTCGACGCGGGGCGGGGATTCGGCCACTTCAACTTCAACCTGCTTGCCGCGGACACCGCCGGAAACATCGGCTGGACGATCACCGGTGACGCGCCCCGCCGCGTGGGCTTCGCCGGCTTACTGCCCCACGACGCGAGCACGCCCGACCAGCGCTGGGAAGGGTTCGCCGATCCGCGCGACATGGGCGAGATCGTGAACCCGGAAGAGGGATTCATCGCGACCGCCAACAACCGGCCCGAGATTCCGACCGCGGACGCCATCGGATCGAACTACGTCGCGCCCTACCGGTTCGAGCAGATCAAGTGGCGGCTCGAACAGAAGGAAAAACTGAACGTCAACGACATGCGCGCCATCCAGGCCGACCAATACAGCCGCCAGGCGAGCCTCATCCTGCCCTGGGTGCAGAACATCCAGAGCGACGACGCCGACGTGCGCCGCGCGATCCAGGAGCTGCGCAACTGGGACCGCCGCGTCACCGGCGATTCGCGCGGCGCGATGTATTACGAGGTCTTCCTCACGCACTTCCAGCTCGGCTTCGCCGAGACGTTCCGCCCCGACACGCGCCACGCGTTTTTCGCGATGATCCCGTCGCGGCAGATGCCGGTGGACGCGTTTTATCGCAAGGAAACCGCGCTGTGGGCCGACAACGACGCGCGTGACGAACGCATCCGCCGCGCGCTTCGCGCCACGGTGCGCGAGTTGCGCGATCGCTTCGGCGAAAATCTCGCGACCGCGACGTGGGGCGACCTGCACCGGCTGAATTTCCACCATCCGCTTTCCGACGCGCCGCTCATCGGCGCGTCGTACGCGCTGCCGAGCGCGCCGTACGGCGGCGACGCGAACACGGTGAACATGGGCGCGTTTCACCTCGGTGAGACGTACGACGTGGAGGTGATCGCCTCGCTGCGTTTTCTTGTTGACATGGCGCACCCGGAGCGCGCGCGCTTTTCCTATCCCCTTGGACAGTCCGAGGTGCCGGCGCATCCCGCATGGACGAATCTGCTTTCCGCGTGGTTCCATGTGGAGGACCACCCGCTGCTGTTCGCCGAGGAAGATATCGCCGACGCCCAGCGTCCGTCGGTGGTCTTCTTGAGCCCGCCGGGCGCTAAAGCAGAAAACAGCAAGTAG
- the ftsY gene encoding signal recognition particle-docking protein FtsY, translating to MPEAIREKPVAPPPLPEPVPAPVEVPEAPPPPKLSLFARLKLGLAKTSAGFVGRVDQILSGRKAIDDELYLDLEEALITADLGVKTASSLLEKTQETVKERGITDPAKIHDVLKEAVLDIMKAESIPLDVAAGKPFVIMVVGVNGVGKTTTIGKLAARYTNEGKAVLVAAGDTFRAAAIEQLEIWAERVGCDIIKQAAGADPSAVAFDAVQAGVARGADVVIVDTAGRLHTKSNLMEELKKTKRVMARIVPSAPHETVLVLDATTGQNAINQAKTFNEAIELSGIILTKLDGTSKGGCIVGICDTLHVPIRFIGIGEKIDDLRPFDAREFVDAMFAGGASAG from the coding sequence ATGCCCGAGGCGATCCGGGAAAAGCCCGTCGCCCCGCCGCCGCTACCCGAACCCGTTCCCGCGCCCGTCGAGGTTCCGGAAGCTCCGCCGCCGCCGAAACTCTCGCTGTTTGCGCGGCTCAAGCTGGGTCTTGCGAAAACAAGCGCGGGATTCGTCGGCCGCGTCGACCAGATCCTCTCCGGGCGCAAGGCGATCGACGACGAGCTGTACCTCGATCTGGAGGAGGCGCTCATCACCGCGGACCTCGGCGTGAAGACCGCCTCGTCGCTTCTGGAAAAGACGCAAGAGACCGTCAAGGAGCGCGGCATCACCGACCCGGCGAAAATCCACGATGTCCTCAAGGAAGCGGTGCTCGACATCATGAAGGCGGAGTCGATTCCGCTTGATGTCGCGGCCGGCAAGCCGTTTGTCATCATGGTCGTCGGCGTCAACGGCGTGGGCAAGACGACGACGATCGGCAAGCTCGCCGCGCGCTACACGAACGAGGGCAAGGCGGTGCTCGTCGCCGCGGGCGACACCTTCCGCGCCGCGGCCATCGAGCAGCTCGAGATCTGGGCCGAACGCGTCGGCTGCGACATCATCAAACAGGCCGCGGGCGCCGACCCGTCGGCCGTCGCGTTCGACGCGGTGCAGGCGGGCGTCGCACGCGGCGCGGATGTCGTCATCGTCGATACCGCCGGGCGCCTGCACACGAAATCGAACCTCATGGAAGAACTCAAAAAGACCAAGCGCGTCATGGCCAGGATCGTCCCGTCCGCGCCGCACGAGACGGTGCTCGTCCTTGACGCCACGACCGGCCAAAACGCGATCAACCAGGCCAAGACCTTCAATGAGGCCATCGAGCTGTCGGGCATCATTCTGACCAAGCTCGACGGCACCTCCAAGGGCGGGTGCATCGTCGGCATCTGCGACACGCTGCACGTTCCGATCCGATTCATCGGCATCGGCGAGAAGATCGACGACCTGCGTCCGTTCGATGCGCGCGAGTTCGTGGACGCCATGTTCGCGGGCGGCGCATCCGCCGGGTAA
- a CDS encoding iron-sulfur cluster assembly accessory protein produces MAANEANGTEITLSDRAAQEVRRLIEQEGLGGSDGVYLRLGTQEGGCSGLSYIMQFETEKGEADQVFEANGVKILCDTESYFNLAGIELDYQGGLGGQGFMFKNPNARTSCACGKSFG; encoded by the coding sequence ATGGCCGCAAACGAGGCAAACGGAACGGAAATCACCCTCAGCGATCGTGCCGCGCAGGAAGTCAGGCGCCTCATCGAGCAGGAAGGCCTCGGCGGAAGCGACGGCGTCTATCTGCGCCTGGGAACGCAGGAAGGCGGTTGCTCGGGTCTTTCGTACATCATGCAGTTCGAAACGGAGAAGGGCGAAGCCGATCAGGTCTTCGAGGCGAACGGCGTGAAGATCCTTTGCGATACGGAAAGCTACTTCAACCTCGCCGGCATCGAACTCGACTATCAGGGCGGGCTCGGCGGCCAGGGCTTCATGTTCAAGAACCCGAACGCGCGCACCTCGTGCGCTTGCGGCAAGTCCTTCGGTTAA
- a CDS encoding M23 family metallopeptidase, whose translation MFALLLALAAPSHAGDFLYPMKLRPIVTGTFGEYRLNHPHGGVDLGTEGREGVPVVAAKAGRIVQMRCSSLGYGKVVYLAHADGTQTVYAHLSEFGGALDPIARGIWAKSGRFSFRREFGGGGPRVEAGEVIGYSGMTGTDVPHLHFEIRRGLPVNPLASGLAITDTIAPVVTRLLAEPLSANAHADGSFDRKIVAFADGMIAEPVVVGGRVGLAVEVIDRADGSERDLAPYEIAFSIDGRTVYRNRYDRFDYADKRHSELDYHYELKETKKGVFHRLFAMAGRTIFHPENLAGDLSGLAAGDHAAEIVARDAAGNVGRGRFTLRVVAGRAAATAPSAPAMPQGERAAEFSLRERVLIASILGEVRAASASLSPGGDARASIETGTDGARIFVDLPPGFGGTASIKWQDANGTNEETANLQAVRNGATITTPDGDATIALPAGAAYRPFSVLAGTRATPAGEGLERLSPLYAFSPMWEPLRQPARVTVNGGVGRGVGLYLHDRGTWWHLANGRTSDVVHLGEFALMRDVSPPAIGEARVEWLRGRPVLAVEFSDAGSGVAEGGFDLSVDGRRVMAEPNPAAGRVSYLPAEGLLRGTRHVRLTVTDRAGLSATREFELVVGEAPDVSVGAAITP comes from the coding sequence TTGTTTGCGCTTCTCCTTGCGCTGGCCGCGCCGTCGCACGCGGGCGACTTCCTCTACCCAATGAAACTTCGGCCGATCGTCACCGGCACGTTCGGCGAATATCGCCTCAATCACCCGCACGGCGGCGTCGATCTCGGCACCGAGGGACGCGAGGGCGTGCCGGTCGTCGCCGCGAAGGCCGGGCGCATCGTGCAGATGCGATGCTCGTCGCTCGGCTACGGCAAGGTCGTTTATCTCGCGCACGCCGACGGCACGCAGACCGTGTATGCGCACTTGTCCGAGTTCGGCGGCGCGCTCGATCCGATCGCCCGCGGCATCTGGGCGAAATCCGGTCGCTTCTCGTTTCGCCGGGAATTCGGCGGCGGCGGGCCGCGTGTCGAGGCGGGCGAGGTGATCGGCTACTCCGGCATGACCGGTACGGACGTGCCGCACCTTCACTTCGAGATCCGCCGCGGCCTGCCGGTCAATCCTCTCGCGAGCGGGCTCGCAATTACCGACACCATCGCGCCCGTCGTGACGCGCCTTCTGGCCGAGCCGCTTTCCGCGAACGCGCACGCGGACGGATCGTTCGATCGGAAGATCGTCGCGTTCGCGGACGGCATGATCGCGGAGCCGGTCGTTGTCGGCGGCCGCGTAGGGCTTGCGGTTGAGGTGATCGACCGCGCCGATGGCTCGGAACGCGACCTTGCGCCGTACGAGATCGCTTTTTCCATCGACGGCCGCACGGTGTACCGAAACCGCTACGACCGATTCGACTACGCGGACAAGCGCCACTCCGAACTCGACTATCACTACGAGTTGAAGGAGACGAAGAAGGGCGTGTTTCATCGCCTTTTCGCGATGGCCGGACGCACGATCTTCCATCCGGAAAATCTCGCGGGCGATCTTTCCGGGCTTGCAGCCGGCGACCACGCGGCCGAGATCGTCGCGCGCGACGCGGCGGGCAACGTCGGCCGCGGGCGATTCACGCTGCGCGTCGTGGCGGGTCGCGCCGCGGCAACAGCACCGAGCGCCCCGGCCATGCCGCAAGGTGAACGCGCCGCGGAATTTTCGCTGCGCGAGCGGGTGCTGATCGCGTCGATTCTGGGTGAGGTCCGCGCCGCCTCCGCATCGCTTTCTCCCGGCGGCGACGCGCGCGCGTCTATCGAGACCGGAACGGATGGCGCGCGGATCTTTGTCGATCTGCCGCCGGGCTTTGGCGGGACGGCAAGTATCAAATGGCAGGACGCGAACGGTACGAACGAAGAAACCGCGAATCTTCAGGCCGTGCGCAACGGCGCGACGATAACGACGCCGGATGGCGACGCGACGATTGCGCTGCCCGCGGGCGCGGCGTATCGGCCGTTTTCGGTCCTCGCCGGCACGCGGGCGACACCCGCGGGGGAGGGACTCGAACGGCTGTCGCCTCTCTATGCGTTTTCGCCGATGTGGGAGCCGCTGCGTCAGCCCGCGCGCGTCACGGTGAACGGCGGCGTCGGGCGCGGCGTGGGGTTGTATCTGCACGATCGCGGTACCTGGTGGCACCTGGCCAACGGGCGCACGTCCGATGTCGTCCATCTTGGCGAGTTTGCGCTTATGCGCGACGTGTCGCCGCCGGCGATCGGCGAGGCGCGCGTGGAATGGCTGCGCGGCCGGCCGGTTTTGGCCGTCGAATTTTCCGACGCGGGATCGGGCGTGGCCGAGGGGGGATTCGACCTGTCGGTGGACGGACGGCGCGTGATGGCCGAGCCGAACCCCGCCGCGGGGCGCGTGTCGTATCTTCCGGCCGAAGGCCTTTTGCGCGGAACGCGGCACGTGCGCCTGACGGTGACGGACCGCGCCGGGCTATCGGCCACGCGCGAATTCGAGCTAGTCGTCGGCGAGGCGCCCGATGTGTCCGTGGGGGCGGCGATAACGCCCTGA
- a CDS encoding penicillin-insensitive murein endopeptidase, translating into MNVARFVRPTGTVVLLLITLTVLALAPPAFAADESPDVLANREPETIAELLAVELGLDLESAMELAAGASADGVLFEDEVDEDLADSAFTADDIDLTGRDLSSLPCLSVGSASRGRLVNGIKMTSSPGIRVRSGSNNYGTPETIAALRYAVAKVHENYPDSHDLLVGDISAPGGGRLKRHRSHQAGRDVDISMYYRNGGQPATFIAAGANNLDVPRTWAFLEALMEDNKTEYVFLDAGVQRILRDYVKYKLKASPEYLDRVFSIEGRPRQALIRHARGHRNHIHVRFWSPIAVANARKYDFRDAHLAKLQGVGRDVLQGDAYVAREDLGTVDNGEAPAYRLVKEWKTVPVAYRVRSGDTLSTIAKRNRVGTAKLMKWNRLSGKSVLRPGQKITIYKRQLVEEHVAVPAEERAALETGSGTADSAPAPAIDTVTAEAAANAATGEAAPIASVPAAPTTKVVWKNSYHKVRSGDNLWSIAKKYGTTIEKICALNKGLSKKSKLKLGRSIKVKSWKETVVIDGVSSESGANSGA; encoded by the coding sequence ATGAACGTAGCCCGTTTCGTGCGCCCGACCGGTACGGTCGTTCTGCTTTTGATAACGCTGACCGTCCTTGCCCTTGCGCCGCCCGCGTTTGCCGCGGATGAGTCGCCGGACGTTCTGGCCAACCGCGAACCCGAGACCATTGCCGAACTGCTCGCCGTCGAGCTCGGCCTCGATCTGGAGTCCGCGATGGAACTGGCCGCCGGCGCCTCCGCCGACGGCGTGCTTTTCGAGGACGAGGTCGATGAAGATCTCGCCGACTCCGCCTTCACCGCCGACGACATCGACCTGACGGGCCGCGACCTCTCGTCGCTGCCGTGCCTGTCGGTCGGATCGGCATCGCGCGGACGCCTGGTGAACGGCATCAAGATGACGTCGTCGCCCGGGATTCGCGTCCGTTCCGGTAGCAATAACTACGGCACGCCCGAAACCATCGCCGCGTTGCGGTACGCGGTGGCGAAGGTGCACGAGAACTATCCGGACAGCCACGATCTGCTTGTCGGTGACATCTCCGCGCCTGGCGGCGGGCGCCTCAAGCGCCATCGCTCGCATCAGGCCGGCCGCGATGTCGACATCAGCATGTATTACCGAAACGGCGGGCAGCCCGCGACGTTCATCGCCGCCGGCGCGAACAACCTCGACGTGCCGCGCACCTGGGCGTTTCTCGAGGCGTTGATGGAAGACAACAAGACCGAATACGTCTTCCTGGACGCGGGCGTGCAGCGCATTCTGCGCGATTACGTGAAATACAAATTGAAGGCGTCGCCGGAATATCTCGATCGCGTCTTTTCGATCGAAGGCCGGCCACGCCAGGCGTTGATCCGCCACGCGCGCGGGCATCGTAATCACATCCACGTGCGTTTCTGGTCGCCCATCGCGGTGGCGAACGCGCGCAAATACGACTTCCGCGACGCGCACCTCGCCAAACTCCAGGGCGTCGGGCGCGACGTGCTGCAGGGCGACGCCTACGTCGCGCGCGAGGATCTCGGCACGGTCGATAACGGCGAAGCGCCGGCCTACCGCCTCGTGAAGGAATGGAAGACGGTGCCCGTCGCGTACCGGGTGCGTTCCGGGGATACGCTCAGCACGATCGCCAAACGCAATCGCGTCGGAACCGCCAAGCTCATGAAGTGGAACCGGCTTAGCGGCAAATCGGTTCTGCGCCCCGGGCAGAAGATCACCATCTACAAGCGGCAGCTCGTCGAGGAGCACGTTGCCGTTCCCGCCGAGGAACGCGCCGCGTTAGAAACCGGCTCCGGAACCGCCGACAGCGCGCCGGCGCCCGCGATCGACACCGTGACGGCCGAGGCCGCCGCGAACGCGGCGACCGGCGAAGCGGCGCCCATCGCGTCCGTGCCGGCGGCGCCGACGACGAAGGTCGTCTGGAAGAACAGCTACCACAAGGTGCGTTCCGGCGATAACCTCTGGTCCATCGCCAAGAAATACGGAACGACGATCGAAAAGATCTGCGCCCTCAACAAGGGCCTCTCGAAAAAGTCGAAGCTCAAGCTCGGCCGGAGCATCAAGGTGAAATCCTGGAAGGAGACCGTGGTCATCGACGGCGTGTCCTCCGAATCCGGCGCGAACAGCGGCGCGTAG
- a CDS encoding SMP-30/gluconolactonase/LRE family protein → MTPIFRILAWIAALAILAALAAYLALWPVDVAPAAWEAPKSAEYAPTGDFADAVRVPIEGGRGPEDIDVDGKGRVVVGLDDGRIVRFPKDGGAPETIADTGGRPLGLHWDIDGRLIIADALMGLLRLERDGAITTLATECGGRKLGFTDDLETTRDGRIWFTDASVKYGVRDWKLDIIENRPNGRLCVYDPATGDTREVPPGMHFANGVAIDPDGRFILVNETSRYRVRRVWIDAHDRSVEWMRLVSPLLDAPEPDWEKIRSIERDLAERYPDRHPSDILIDNLPGFPDGISTGSNGVFWIAIASPRDFILDKLSRHPEWRRAIVRLPKFLMPGPKRTSRVIGIDAEGHVVADLFDPKGAKITMVTSVQERNGTLYLGSLIDDGFTTMPVPARMPN, encoded by the coding sequence ATGACCCCGATCTTCCGTATTCTGGCGTGGATTGCCGCGTTGGCGATTCTCGCCGCGCTCGCGGCGTACCTCGCCCTATGGCCCGTGGACGTTGCCCCCGCCGCGTGGGAAGCACCAAAATCGGCGGAATACGCGCCGACCGGCGACTTCGCGGACGCCGTGCGCGTGCCGATCGAAGGCGGACGCGGGCCGGAGGACATCGACGTCGATGGCAAAGGGCGCGTCGTCGTGGGCCTCGATGACGGGCGCATCGTGCGTTTTCCGAAAGACGGCGGCGCGCCGGAGACGATTGCCGACACAGGTGGCAGACCGTTGGGGCTGCATTGGGATATCGACGGACGCCTCATTATCGCCGACGCCTTGATGGGCTTGCTGCGGCTGGAACGCGACGGCGCGATCACGACGCTCGCGACCGAATGCGGCGGGCGCAAGCTCGGCTTCACGGACGATCTCGAAACCACGCGCGACGGGCGCATCTGGTTCACGGACGCGTCCGTTAAATACGGCGTCCGCGACTGGAAGCTCGATATCATTGAAAACCGGCCGAACGGGCGGCTTTGCGTTTACGATCCGGCGACGGGCGACACCCGTGAAGTGCCGCCGGGCATGCATTTCGCCAACGGCGTCGCGATCGACCCGGACGGGCGCTTCATTCTCGTGAATGAGACGTCGCGATACCGGGTGCGTCGGGTGTGGATCGACGCGCACGATCGTTCCGTCGAGTGGATGCGCCTTGTCTCGCCGCTTCTCGACGCACCCGAACCGGACTGGGAGAAAATTCGGTCCATCGAACGCGACCTCGCGGAAAGATACCCCGACCGGCACCCGTCCGACATCCTCATCGACAACCTTCCCGGCTTCCCGGACGGCATCTCGACCGGCTCGAACGGCGTGTTCTGGATCGCAATCGCGAGCCCGCGCGATTTCATCCTGGACAAACTATCGCGGCATCCCGAATGGCGCCGTGCGATCGTCCGCCTGCCGAAATTTCTGATGCCCGGTCCCAAACGCACCTCGCGCGTCATCGGCATCGACGCCGAGGGCCATGTCGTCGCCGACCTCTTCGATCCGAAGGGTGCGAAGATCACGATGGTGACAAGCGTGCAGGAGCGGAACGGGACGCTGTATTTGGGGAGCCTCATCGACGACGGTTTTACGACGATGCCCGTGCCGGCGCGAATGCCGAATTGA